In a single window of the Bacillus mycoides genome:
- the ftsL gene encoding cell division protein FtsL, with translation MTNLAVKYKQQAQEEVQIQAPPQQMVKPKVKTKITRIEKLLYVTFIGFLLYACVAFIGNKAGLYQVNVEAATIEEQIVKKQKENQELQAEVEKLSRYERIAEVAKKHGLEINANNVKGLK, from the coding sequence ATGACTAATTTAGCTGTAAAGTATAAACAACAGGCGCAAGAAGAGGTACAAATTCAAGCGCCGCCACAGCAGATGGTTAAGCCAAAAGTTAAAACGAAAATTACAAGAATTGAAAAGCTATTGTACGTAACGTTTATTGGATTTTTATTATATGCTTGTGTAGCTTTTATTGGGAATAAAGCGGGTCTATATCAAGTTAATGTAGAAGCAGCGACGATAGAAGAACAAATTGTGAAAAAACAAAAGGAAAATCAAGAATTGCAGGCTGAAGTAGAAAAGTTAAGTCGTTATGAACGTATCGCTGAAGTTGCAAAAAAACACGGGCTAGAAATTAATGCGAATAATGTGAAAGGCCTAAAGTAA
- a CDS encoding penicillin-binding protein, protein MIFFLLLFLLLLARFFYIQATGTVDNHDLKKLAEQKHSKKGVLEANRGTIYDQNGHVLAQDANSYKMVAELKGARPVEDKEDTAKKIAGVLGTGEDAILAALNKDRSQVEFGTLGRGLTKEKKEQIEALKLPGISFITENARVYPNGDFASYVIGHASPDENGIAVGQFGLEKSLDKYLGASNGEVAYTGDRKGVSLDGGKVNVKAPKNGDNVYLTLDQRIQSYLEDAMKEASKHYEPENLIGIVADPKTGKILAMSSKPGYDPNQGKMDYYYNDAIANAFEPGSTMKIFTLAAAINEGVYNGQDFYQSGTYQVGNRKIKDHNGGAGWGSITFDEGVERSSNVAFAILGDQKLGPDRFRKYIHNFGLDEKTNIDLPSEGSNTILFDQQIQQVTTAFGQGSTVTPIQLVQAATAIANDGKMMKPYTIDKIVDPITGKVQLEHKPKEVGKPVSKDTAAQVRQLLERVVTSPKGTGTAYKIDGYSVGGKTGTAQIPDGKGGYMTGRENYIFSFLGMAPMDDPQLVVYVAVKQPKLKDDENGAKPLADIFKYVTKNSLEYLKIKPNEVKDPKKYVKEQQTVVPDVTGKTMEEAKKTIDKAKLRPIVLGEGKVQQQVPKATEQTLKGDRVFLVGDKPTMPNIQGWALRDVMNLAKTLKLNLKPSGTGYVTEQSVAEGTLLQPGTELGVTLVPPLEPQQEAEKP, encoded by the coding sequence ATGATATTTTTCCTCCTGCTCTTTTTGCTGTTATTAGCCCGATTTTTTTACATACAAGCAACAGGAACAGTGGACAATCATGATTTGAAGAAACTTGCTGAACAGAAACATAGTAAAAAAGGAGTTCTCGAAGCGAATCGAGGAACAATTTATGACCAAAATGGTCATGTGCTAGCACAAGACGCAAATTCCTATAAAATGGTAGCGGAATTAAAAGGTGCTAGGCCTGTTGAGGATAAAGAGGATACTGCAAAGAAAATCGCTGGAGTACTCGGAACGGGCGAAGATGCGATCTTAGCCGCTTTAAATAAAGATAGAAGTCAAGTGGAATTTGGAACATTAGGTAGGGGTTTGACGAAAGAAAAGAAAGAACAAATAGAAGCGTTGAAATTGCCAGGAATCTCTTTTATCACCGAAAATGCGAGAGTGTATCCAAACGGTGATTTCGCATCTTACGTCATAGGGCATGCCAGCCCTGATGAGAATGGAATCGCAGTAGGTCAATTTGGCTTAGAAAAGAGTTTGGATAAGTATTTAGGTGCTTCTAATGGTGAGGTAGCTTATACAGGGGACCGTAAAGGAGTATCTCTTGACGGTGGGAAAGTGAATGTAAAGGCACCTAAAAATGGAGATAATGTGTATTTAACGCTTGATCAACGTATTCAAAGTTATTTAGAAGACGCAATGAAAGAAGCGAGTAAACATTATGAACCAGAAAATTTAATTGGAATTGTTGCGGATCCAAAGACGGGGAAAATATTAGCGATGTCTAGTAAACCTGGTTATGATCCGAACCAGGGAAAGATGGATTATTATTATAACGATGCAATTGCAAATGCATTTGAACCGGGATCAACAATGAAGATTTTCACATTAGCGGCGGCCATTAATGAAGGTGTATACAATGGACAAGACTTTTATCAGTCTGGTACATATCAAGTTGGTAATCGCAAAATAAAAGATCACAACGGCGGCGCTGGATGGGGTTCTATTACTTTTGATGAAGGGGTAGAGCGCTCTTCAAACGTAGCGTTTGCAATTTTAGGTGATCAAAAACTTGGTCCAGATCGTTTCCGGAAATATATTCATAATTTTGGATTAGATGAAAAAACAAACATTGATTTACCTAGTGAAGGGTCAAATACAATTTTATTTGATCAACAAATACAACAAGTAACAACAGCGTTTGGACAAGGTTCTACAGTTACACCAATTCAACTTGTACAAGCTGCAACAGCGATTGCAAATGATGGGAAAATGATGAAACCTTATACAATTGATAAAATTGTGGATCCAATAACAGGTAAAGTACAGCTAGAGCATAAACCAAAAGAAGTAGGGAAACCTGTTTCCAAAGATACAGCAGCGCAAGTAAGGCAATTACTAGAACGTGTTGTTACATCACCGAAAGGAACAGGAACTGCATATAAAATTGATGGGTACTCAGTTGGGGGGAAAACAGGTACAGCACAAATTCCTGACGGGAAAGGTGGCTATATGACGGGAAGAGAGAATTATATATTCTCATTCTTAGGTATGGCACCGATGGACGATCCGCAACTTGTTGTGTATGTGGCAGTTAAACAACCAAAATTAAAAGATGATGAAAACGGGGCTAAGCCTTTAGCTGATATCTTTAAATATGTAACGAAAAATAGCTTAGAGTACTTAAAGATTAAGCCGAATGAAGTAAAAGACCCGAAAAAATATGTGAAAGAACAACAAACTGTCGTTCCAGATGTAACCGGAAAAACGATGGAAGAAGCGAAAAAAACAATTGATAAAGCAAAACTTCGTCCAATCGTATTAGGTGAAGGTAAAGTGCAGCAGCAAGTGCCAAAAGCAACTGAACAAACATTAAAGGGTGATCGAGTCTTCTTAGTAGGAGATAAACCTACAATGCCAAATATACAGGGATGGGCACTGCGTGATGTTATGAATTTAGCAAAAACATTAAAGCTTAACTTAAAACCTTCTGGTACAGGATATGTAACTGAGCAAAGTGTAGCGGAAGGGACATTGTTGCAACCTGGTACAGAATTAGGTGTAACACTCGTACCACCACTTGAACCGCAGCAAGAAGCAGAAAAGCCATAA
- a CDS encoding stage V sporulation protein D, which produces MRVSNVTVRKRLIFILISGILIFTIIDIRLGYVQFFLGNMLTDRAKDSWSRNITFEPERGKILDRNGVELATNKSAPTVFVVPRQIEKPAETAEKLAAVLGVEKDDVYKRITKKESIVRLDKGGRKISHDKAKEVRGLSLKGVYIAEDSIRYYPFGNFLSHVLGFAGSDNQGLMGLEKYYDKELNGDKGHVRFFADAKGQRMPNVGDDFKKPEAGLNLGLTIDSRITRIMEREMNIAESTYNPDGMIAIAMNPKNGEILGMSSRPSFDPADFQSVSPEVYNRNLPVWSTYEPGSTFKIITLAAALNENLVDLEKDTFYDDGAAEVGGARLRCWKAGGHGSQTFLEVVQNSCNPGFIELGDRLGKDRLFKYIRNFGFGQKTGIDLQGEGSGILFNLDKVGPVEQATTSFGQGVSVTPIQQVAAVAAAVNGGTLYQPYIAKEFIDPKNNQVVSKKTPVAKREVISKETSEKVRYALENVVAKGSGKGAYIDGYRVGGKTGTAQKVKDGKYLDNNYIVSFIGFAPADDPQIVVYVAVDNPKGVTQFGGVVAAPIVGNILRDALPVMGVEPRKEQVEKEYKWGDTPTVEVPNLIGMKKKDLQTQLVDLKLDISGDGGKVIKQSPEAGAKVKEGSKVRIYFGN; this is translated from the coding sequence ATGCGTGTATCAAATGTAACAGTTAGAAAACGACTTATTTTTATACTTATATCGGGTATACTCATTTTCACCATTATCGATATTCGTCTTGGATATGTGCAATTTTTTCTTGGAAATATGTTAACGGATCGTGCGAAGGATTCATGGAGTCGTAATATTACTTTTGAACCAGAGCGAGGGAAAATTTTAGATCGAAATGGTGTGGAGCTTGCTACGAATAAAAGTGCACCGACCGTCTTTGTTGTGCCGAGGCAAATTGAAAAACCAGCAGAGACTGCAGAGAAGTTAGCTGCAGTATTAGGTGTGGAAAAAGATGATGTTTATAAGCGGATTACAAAAAAAGAATCGATTGTAAGGCTTGATAAAGGCGGAAGGAAAATATCGCATGACAAAGCGAAAGAAGTACGCGGATTAAGTTTAAAGGGTGTGTACATCGCAGAGGATTCTATCCGGTACTATCCATTCGGTAATTTTTTATCACACGTATTAGGATTTGCGGGCAGTGATAATCAAGGGCTTATGGGACTAGAGAAATATTATGATAAAGAGCTAAATGGTGATAAAGGTCATGTGCGATTTTTTGCAGACGCGAAAGGACAGAGAATGCCTAACGTTGGAGATGATTTCAAAAAACCAGAAGCCGGCTTGAATTTAGGATTAACAATTGATTCACGCATTACGAGGATTATGGAAAGAGAAATGAATATTGCGGAATCAACGTATAATCCTGACGGTATGATAGCAATTGCAATGAATCCGAAAAATGGTGAAATTTTAGGTATGTCAAGTCGACCAAGTTTTGATCCAGCAGATTTCCAAAGTGTTTCTCCGGAAGTATATAACAGAAACTTACCTGTATGGAGTACGTATGAGCCGGGGTCAACATTTAAGATTATTACATTAGCTGCAGCCTTGAATGAAAATTTAGTAGACTTAGAGAAAGATACATTTTATGATGATGGGGCAGCTGAAGTTGGTGGAGCTAGATTGCGGTGTTGGAAAGCTGGAGGCCATGGTAGCCAAACGTTTTTAGAGGTAGTTCAAAACTCTTGTAACCCAGGATTTATTGAACTCGGTGATCGTCTTGGTAAAGATCGATTGTTTAAATACATTCGCAATTTCGGGTTTGGACAGAAGACCGGAATTGATTTACAAGGTGAAGGTAGCGGGATTTTATTTAATTTAGATAAAGTTGGTCCAGTCGAGCAAGCGACGACTTCATTTGGGCAAGGTGTTTCTGTTACACCGATTCAACAAGTAGCAGCTGTAGCGGCCGCTGTAAATGGTGGAACTTTGTATCAGCCATATATAGCGAAGGAATTTATTGATCCGAAGAATAATCAAGTTGTCAGCAAAAAGACACCTGTTGCGAAAAGGGAAGTTATTTCCAAGGAAACTTCAGAGAAAGTTCGTTACGCATTAGAGAATGTTGTAGCGAAAGGTTCGGGTAAAGGGGCTTATATTGATGGATATCGTGTAGGTGGAAAAACTGGAACTGCTCAAAAGGTGAAAGATGGAAAATATTTAGATAATAACTATATTGTATCATTTATCGGTTTTGCTCCAGCTGACGATCCGCAAATTGTTGTTTATGTAGCAGTGGATAATCCAAAAGGAGTCACTCAATTTGGTGGAGTTGTAGCAGCACCTATTGTTGGGAATATTCTTCGTGACGCACTTCCTGTAATGGGAGTGGAACCGAGAAAAGAGCAAGTTGAGAAAGAATATAAATGGGGCGATACACCAACTGTGGAAGTTCCGAATTTAATTGGTATGAAAAAGAAAGATTTACAAACGCAACTTGTAGACTTGAAGCTTGATATAAGTGGTGATGGTGGGAAAGTAATTAAACAATCACCAGAAGCAGGAGCTAAAGTAAAAGAGGGTTCAAAAGTTAGAATTTACTTCGGGAATTAA
- the murE gene encoding UDP-N-acetylmuramoyl-L-alanyl-D-glutamate--2,6-diaminopimelate ligase, translating into MKLHTLVSCLHDFPVVPTENPEITSIEADSRKVKEGSLFICMKGYTVDSHDFAKQAAAQGAAAIVAERPIDVDVPVVLVKNTFRSLAVLADYFYGQPTHKLHLIGITGTNGKTTTSHIMDEIMRAHGHKTGLIGTINMKIGDETFEVKNTTPDALTLQQTFSKMVEQGVDSTVMEVSSHALDLGRVHGCDYDVAVFTNLTQDHLDYHKTMEEYKHAKGLLFAQLGNSYHHNREKYAILNSDDPVAEEYMRSTAATVVTYGIDVASDIMARDIVMTSGGTTFTLVTPYETVNVTMKLIGKFNVYNVLAATAAGLVSGVSLQTIIDVIKELAGVPGRFEVVDGGQNYTVIVDYAHTPDSLENVLKTAKQFAKGDVYCIVGCGGDRDRTKRPIMASVATEYATHAIYTSDNPRSEDPKAILDDMVNDVNGNNYEVIVDRKEAIRSAISKVKAEDIIIIAGKGHETYQIIGKEVHHFDDREVAKEAITERLNNEV; encoded by the coding sequence ATGAAGTTGCATACACTTGTATCATGTTTGCATGATTTTCCAGTTGTTCCAACAGAAAATCCAGAAATAACATCTATTGAAGCGGATTCACGTAAAGTGAAAGAGGGAAGCTTATTTATATGTATGAAGGGATATACGGTTGATAGCCATGACTTTGCTAAGCAAGCAGCCGCACAAGGAGCGGCTGCTATTGTTGCGGAAAGACCAATTGATGTTGACGTTCCAGTTGTACTTGTGAAAAATACTTTTCGTTCGCTAGCGGTTTTAGCTGATTATTTTTATGGCCAACCAACACACAAGTTACATTTAATCGGTATTACAGGTACAAATGGAAAGACAACAACATCGCATATTATGGATGAAATTATGCGCGCACATGGTCATAAAACAGGGCTAATTGGAACGATTAATATGAAAATCGGTGATGAAACATTTGAGGTGAAAAATACAACACCAGATGCACTAACACTTCAACAGACATTTTCAAAAATGGTTGAACAAGGTGTGGATAGCACAGTAATGGAAGTTTCGTCTCATGCTTTAGATCTTGGCCGTGTACACGGGTGCGATTATGATGTTGCAGTATTTACGAATTTAACACAAGATCATTTAGACTATCATAAAACGATGGAAGAATATAAACATGCGAAAGGGTTGCTTTTCGCACAGCTTGGCAATAGTTATCATCATAATCGTGAAAAATACGCTATATTAAACAGTGATGATCCAGTAGCAGAAGAGTATATGAGAAGTACAGCAGCTACTGTTGTAACATACGGTATAGATGTTGCAAGCGACATTATGGCACGAGATATCGTAATGACGAGTGGCGGTACAACATTTACACTTGTAACACCGTATGAAACTGTAAATGTTACGATGAAATTAATTGGTAAGTTTAATGTATACAACGTGTTAGCTGCTACAGCAGCAGGTCTTGTTTCAGGAGTGAGCTTACAAACAATTATTGATGTAATTAAAGAGCTTGCTGGCGTTCCTGGACGTTTTGAAGTTGTAGATGGTGGACAAAATTACACAGTTATTGTTGACTATGCGCATACACCTGATAGCTTAGAGAACGTACTAAAAACAGCAAAACAGTTTGCAAAAGGCGATGTATATTGTATCGTTGGTTGCGGTGGTGATAGAGATAGAACGAAAAGACCAATAATGGCAAGTGTCGCAACCGAATATGCAACTCATGCAATTTATACATCAGATAATCCAAGAAGTGAAGATCCGAAGGCCATTTTAGATGATATGGTAAATGATGTGAATGGGAATAATTATGAAGTAATTGTCGATCGAAAAGAAGCGATACGTTCCGCTATCTCGAAAGTAAAAGCAGAAGATATTATTATTATTGCTGGTAAAGGGCATGAAACGTATCAAATTATTGGTAAAGAAGTTCATCATTTTGACGATCGTGAAGTTGCTAAAGAAGCAATCACGGAGCGTTTAAACAACGAAGTGTAA
- the mraY gene encoding phospho-N-acetylmuramoyl-pentapeptide-transferase has translation MLEQGLLVTAGVAFLISVALSPLFIPFLRKLKFGQSIRDEGPKSHQKKSGTPTMGGIVIYVSMMVTTLIMAIKFNNLGAEVSLLLLVTFGYGLIGFLDDYIKVVKKRNLGLTSKQKLIGQLVIAIAFFLIGKGQAFHTYIMIPGTDVKFELGWAYFVLVLFMLIGGSNAVNLTDGLDGLLSGTAAIAFGAFSIIAVAQEQFGVAIFCMAVVGAVLGFLVFNANPAKVFMGDTGSLALGGAIAAVAILLKQELLLVIIGGVFVAETLSVIIQVISFKTTGKRVFKMSPLHHHYELCGWSEWRVVVTFWSVGFLLAVLGIYIGVWM, from the coding sequence GTGCTTGAACAAGGTTTATTAGTAACGGCTGGGGTAGCATTTTTAATTTCTGTTGCCCTTTCGCCATTATTTATTCCATTTTTAAGAAAGTTAAAGTTCGGACAGAGTATTCGTGACGAAGGACCGAAGTCACACCAAAAGAAATCAGGGACACCAACGATGGGTGGTATTGTCATATATGTATCTATGATGGTGACTACGCTTATTATGGCGATTAAATTTAACAATTTAGGTGCAGAAGTATCATTGTTATTATTAGTTACATTTGGGTACGGATTAATCGGATTTTTAGATGACTACATAAAAGTAGTAAAGAAAAGAAATCTTGGTTTAACATCAAAACAAAAATTGATTGGTCAGCTTGTAATTGCTATTGCGTTCTTTTTAATTGGAAAAGGGCAAGCATTTCACACGTATATCATGATTCCAGGAACTGATGTTAAATTTGAATTAGGCTGGGCGTATTTTGTTCTCGTATTATTTATGCTTATTGGTGGATCAAATGCGGTTAATTTAACAGATGGTTTAGATGGTTTATTATCAGGAACAGCTGCTATTGCATTCGGAGCATTTAGTATTATTGCTGTAGCTCAAGAACAATTTGGGGTAGCGATTTTCTGTATGGCAGTCGTAGGAGCTGTACTTGGCTTTTTAGTATTCAATGCGAATCCAGCGAAAGTATTTATGGGGGATACTGGTTCTCTAGCTTTAGGTGGTGCTATCGCAGCTGTAGCGATTTTGTTAAAACAAGAATTGTTACTCGTTATTATTGGCGGTGTATTCGTAGCGGAAACTTTATCTGTTATTATCCAAGTTATTTCGTTCAAAACAACAGGAAAGCGTGTCTTTAAAATGAGTCCATTACATCATCATTATGAATTATGTGGTTGGTCAGAGTGGCGCGTTGTTGTAACGTTTTGGTCTGTAGGATTTTTATTAGCTGTGCTAGGAATTTATATCGGGGTGTGGATGTAA
- the murD gene encoding UDP-N-acetylmuramoyl-L-alanine--D-glutamate ligase, with protein sequence MKTVTEYQNKNVLVLGIAKSGYAAATLLKKLGANVIVNDGKPLAGNVLAAELQAEGMDVVCGGHPLELLERNISLVVKNPGIPYSNPLLVAAKEKQIPIVTEVELAYSISAAPFVGITGSNGKTTTTMLTFEMLKEGQKHPVIAGNIGTVACEVAQLAKENEVVVTELSSFQLMGVESFQPKIAAFLNLFEAHLDYHGTKKEYGLAKANIFKNQTEADYSIINADDADVMALSAYSKGQKVLFSTTKEIEDGAYIKDNALYFKGEKVVKVSDIVLPGKHNLENILAAMSIAKLLGVSNEAITAVLKSFTGVKHRLEYVTTINNRKFYNDSKATNMLATEKALSAFTQPIVLLAGGLDRGNEFDDLIPYFKHVKAIVTFGQTAPKLVRAAEKAGLDVIESVETLDDAVVKAYAHSTDGDVILLSPACASWDQFKTFEERGDIFIQAVHKLI encoded by the coding sequence TTGAAAACTGTAACTGAATATCAAAATAAAAATGTTCTTGTATTAGGTATTGCTAAAAGTGGTTATGCAGCAGCTACTTTATTAAAAAAGTTAGGGGCAAACGTCATTGTAAATGATGGGAAACCATTAGCGGGTAATGTGCTTGCAGCTGAGTTACAAGCGGAAGGAATGGATGTTGTGTGTGGTGGGCATCCATTAGAATTGCTGGAGAGAAACATTTCACTTGTCGTAAAGAATCCAGGAATTCCATATTCTAATCCACTCTTAGTGGCGGCGAAAGAAAAACAAATTCCAATTGTAACTGAGGTTGAATTAGCATATTCCATTTCAGCAGCACCGTTTGTTGGGATTACGGGATCTAACGGTAAAACAACAACGACAATGTTAACGTTTGAAATGTTAAAAGAAGGACAAAAGCACCCAGTTATTGCGGGGAATATAGGTACTGTAGCTTGTGAAGTTGCACAATTGGCGAAGGAAAATGAAGTTGTCGTTACGGAACTTTCATCGTTTCAATTGATGGGAGTGGAATCGTTCCAACCAAAAATTGCAGCCTTTTTAAATTTATTTGAAGCGCATTTAGATTATCACGGGACGAAGAAAGAGTATGGTTTGGCGAAAGCGAATATTTTCAAAAACCAAACTGAAGCAGATTATAGTATAATTAACGCAGATGATGCAGATGTCATGGCGTTATCGGCATATAGTAAAGGACAGAAAGTATTATTTTCGACGACGAAAGAAATTGAAGATGGTGCGTATATAAAAGATAACGCTCTTTATTTTAAAGGCGAAAAAGTAGTTAAAGTAAGTGATATTGTTTTACCTGGTAAGCACAATTTAGAAAATATTTTAGCAGCAATGAGTATTGCTAAATTACTAGGTGTTTCTAATGAAGCAATTACTGCTGTGTTAAAAAGTTTTACAGGTGTAAAACATCGCTTAGAATATGTAACAACGATTAATAATCGTAAATTTTATAATGATTCAAAAGCGACGAATATGCTAGCGACAGAAAAAGCATTATCTGCATTTACACAACCGATTGTATTATTGGCTGGTGGACTTGATCGTGGTAATGAATTTGATGATTTAATTCCATATTTTAAACATGTCAAAGCGATTGTGACATTTGGACAAACTGCACCAAAATTAGTAAGAGCGGCAGAAAAAGCAGGATTAGATGTAATTGAAAGTGTCGAAACTTTAGATGATGCAGTAGTGAAGGCTTATGCTCATTCTACCGATGGTGATGTTATTCTTCTTTCACCAGCATGTGCAAGCTGGGATCAATTTAAAACATTTGAAGAAAGAGGAGACATTTTTATACAAGCTGTGCATAAACTTATATAA
- the spoVE gene encoding stage V sporulation protein E, translating to MKKTPDFILIIVTLALLTIGMIMVYSASAVWASYKMGDSFFFAKRQLLFASLGVVAMFFLMKIDYWVWRTYSKVILLVCFVLLILVLIPGVGLVRGGARSWIGIGAFSIQPSEFMKFAMIIFLAKFLAERQKLITSFKRGLLPALSFVFLAFGIIMLQPDLGTGTVMIGTCIIMIFISGARVFHFAMFGLLGAAGFVGLIASAPYRMKRITSYLDPWSDPLGSGFQIIQSLLAIGPGGLFGLGLGQSRQKFLYLPEPQTDFIFAILSEELGFIGGSFVLLLFSLLLWRGIRIALGAPDLYGTFLAVGIVAMIAIQVMINVGVVTGLMPVTGITLPFLSYGGSSLTLMLMAVGVLLNISRHSRY from the coding sequence ATGAAGAAAACGCCTGATTTTATTCTCATCATCGTTACACTTGCGTTGTTAACAATCGGAATGATTATGGTTTATAGTGCGAGTGCGGTTTGGGCCTCTTATAAAATGGGGGATTCATTCTTTTTTGCAAAAAGACAATTGTTATTTGCAAGTCTTGGGGTAGTAGCTATGTTTTTTCTGATGAAAATTGATTATTGGGTATGGCGTACGTATTCAAAAGTAATTTTACTAGTTTGTTTCGTTCTTCTTATTCTCGTTCTTATTCCTGGAGTAGGTCTCGTTCGTGGAGGGGCGCGAAGTTGGATTGGAATCGGGGCATTTTCTATCCAACCGTCAGAGTTTATGAAATTCGCGATGATTATTTTCTTAGCAAAATTTTTAGCGGAACGACAAAAATTAATTACATCTTTTAAACGAGGTTTACTACCGGCTCTTAGTTTTGTATTTCTTGCTTTTGGGATAATTATGTTACAGCCAGATCTTGGTACGGGAACGGTAATGATTGGGACATGTATTATTATGATATTTATTTCGGGAGCAAGGGTCTTTCACTTTGCAATGTTTGGTTTGCTTGGTGCAGCGGGATTTGTAGGGTTAATTGCATCAGCGCCATATCGAATGAAACGCATCACATCATATTTAGATCCGTGGTCGGATCCGCTCGGAAGTGGATTTCAAATTATCCAATCGTTACTCGCAATTGGACCTGGTGGTTTATTTGGGCTTGGACTTGGACAAAGTAGACAAAAATTTCTCTATTTACCTGAACCACAAACAGACTTTATATTTGCAATCTTATCCGAGGAATTAGGTTTTATTGGTGGTTCATTTGTGTTATTATTATTTAGTCTATTATTATGGCGTGGGATTCGTATAGCATTAGGAGCGCCAGATTTATATGGTACGTTTTTAGCAGTAGGTATTGTGGCGATGATTGCGATTCAAGTAATGATTAATGTTGGTGTTGTAACAGGACTGATGCCTGTTACCGGTATTACTTTGCCATTTTTAAGTTATGGTGGATCAAGTTTGACCTTAATGTTAATGGCAGTAGGTGTATTATTGAATATAAGTCGCCATTCTCGCTATTAA
- the murG gene encoding undecaprenyldiphospho-muramoylpentapeptide beta-N-acetylglucosaminyltransferase, producing the protein MRVLVSGGGTGGHIYPALALIREIKKLNPEARFLYIGTENGLESTIVPKAGIPFQSIVISGFKRKISLDNVKTVMRFLKGVQDSKRYIRRFNPDIVIGTGGYVCGPVVYAAAKLGIPTIVHEQNSVPGVTNKFLSRYVDKVAVCFEAAAEHFPQSKVVMTGNPRASEVMDQNGMKGKRSVGLSLSKKSVLIFGGSRGARPINDAFVEAIEQFGNKSYEVLYVTGEVHYDKVMEAVKQKGNPNNVIIKPFIHNMPEVLTGVDLVVSRAGATTLAELTALGKPSVLIPSPYVTNNHQEKNARSVVDKGAAKMLLEKDLTSETLIRDIDEILLDTQTLQNMKLATKQLGIPDAANKLYEVMNKLIKK; encoded by the coding sequence GTGCGAGTATTAGTAAGTGGTGGGGGTACTGGAGGACATATTTATCCAGCTCTTGCTTTAATTAGAGAAATAAAAAAACTAAATCCTGAAGCAAGATTTTTATACATTGGTACAGAGAATGGATTAGAGAGTACCATCGTACCGAAAGCGGGTATTCCGTTCCAATCTATTGTTATAAGTGGATTTAAACGAAAAATATCTCTTGATAATGTAAAAACAGTGATGCGTTTCCTAAAAGGTGTTCAAGATAGTAAACGATATATTCGTCGTTTTAACCCTGATATTGTGATTGGTACGGGTGGATACGTATGTGGGCCAGTTGTATATGCTGCGGCTAAATTAGGTATTCCGACTATTGTCCATGAACAAAATAGTGTACCTGGTGTAACGAATAAATTTTTAAGTCGTTATGTCGATAAAGTTGCAGTTTGTTTTGAAGCAGCTGCAGAACATTTTCCACAGTCAAAAGTGGTTATGACAGGTAATCCACGTGCATCAGAAGTAATGGACCAAAATGGAATGAAAGGAAAACGTTCGGTAGGACTATCCCTTTCTAAAAAATCCGTGCTTATTTTTGGTGGGAGCCGCGGGGCTAGACCGATTAACGATGCTTTTGTAGAAGCGATTGAACAATTTGGGAATAAAAGTTACGAAGTATTATATGTAACAGGCGAAGTACATTATGATAAAGTTATGGAAGCCGTGAAACAAAAAGGGAATCCGAATAATGTTATTATTAAACCTTTTATTCATAATATGCCAGAGGTACTGACGGGTGTAGACCTTGTTGTTTCAAGGGCAGGGGCTACAACGCTTGCAGAATTAACAGCGTTAGGAAAGCCGAGTGTATTAATTCCAAGTCCGTACGTAACAAATAACCATCAAGAAAAAAATGCACGATCAGTTGTTGATAAAGGAGCAGCTAAAATGCTACTTGAAAAAGATTTAACATCTGAAACGCTTATTCGTGACATTGATGAGATTTTATTGGATACACAAACATTACAAAATATGAAACTGGCTACTAAGCAACTTGGTATTCCAGATGCAGCAAATAAGCTATATGAAGTAATGAACAAGCTTATTAAAAAATAA